TTCTGCGCGACAATGGCGTCCATACTCCATTAGAGGCCACGGGATCTATATATTGCAATATAATCAATCTGTGTATCAACAGGGGAAAACCCGGTCGTTGAGCCTAGGATCCGTTTGGAGTAAAAGAATCATTTGTAAGTCCCGAACCGTCACATTTCAGCCATCGAGCCAAGGACATATCCTCGTGGTGGATATGCCACTTGTTCGGACCCTCCTCTATGACATACAGCCTCACGCCAATCTACAGGCAGGACAGGAGATAACAGTAAACGATGACACGGGAAAGCACACATGTAAGCGACAAGTTCATAGTAAATAACGAGCATCGGGGAACTCGGACTTTCCATTCATTCCATGATAGACTTGGCTTGCAGTAGGTTTCAGCGCCGTTATACCAGACTGGCATGGAGAATTCTAGCGCAGGAAGTTACTCAGATGAGCGAATAGTTTGTACTCCAAGTTTTAATATAGGAGCCAAGAGTTCTAAAAAGTGCGAGCTTTCAGATACCTTGAGACAAGAGAGCGATCTGCGAAGGATCACTGATCAGTTTATACATCACATCATGGGCTCGAATTATGGCATAGCCTATCCTCGACACCAACATAGTTCTCCAACATTACTAtcgtctcatcatcggcatTCAGATTTTCAAGGCTTATGACTAAGTAGGTATCTATCAAGCATAGGTTGGTttgaagagaagctgaaacAACAATAGCAGTATCTTTAGACATCGTTTGACTTGGAAAAAGCCAGAGCCGAGCATTATTCGAAGTCTTGGTCCATGTGGTAGGAATAAAAACACTAAATGTCACCATAGCAGACGCATCGGCCTCTGCAATTAAGACTATGATATTCAATAGCCATTAAGGTTCAGAACATTCACGTCATGAACCGCTTTGTACAGCTCATTTGGTGCCGTATTCCGAGTATGGTGTCTGGGGTTACCTTCGCccaagaaacaacaagaatGTGAACGAAAAGCGGAGAAGCCAGACAAGATCGACAGCTCTAACCAAGGATTCGTTATACCCATGTTCATCGCTATGCATATACATTGGATGGAAAAGATCAGTGATCGCGTGCGATTAAACACTGATCATCGGGAATAAGCAATCACGTCTCAGGCATGATCGTCTTCCATCTTGCAGTGAAGAGGGGTCTTGCGTATGTACGAGCGATTCAGATCAGACGAGATTTGATTGATAAGATTGGATCGGAAATCCCATTGCTCAATTGTCTGTTCGTCCGTGCATGGTCTCCTCGTACCTGGCTACCGGGTTGCCAACCAACCAGTCTTAACGTGCCCGTGCATGCTGGAAAGTCAAAATATCGGCCAAGTTGACAGATGAGTGGCGATTGGCATGCCACTGAAGCCATGGACACCTCGGCAGATTTGAGAACCCGTAACTTACATAAAGACTCTTACAGTAAGTCATGTGTCTTTTTCGAGCTCATGGCTGTTCCCGAACTTACTAAGTAGGTGGCTTCAAAATACACCACACAAATGGTAGAAAACGGCCCTATGTCCTTGACTCTTCACAGGTGGGAGGGCTGCAATATCGATGCACTGCTGAGGGTCAAGCATGCGTGCCTTGGACCGCTGAGACCAGACAATGTTCCCAGAACAGAGGTTCCAGGCACATTCGGTCTCGAAGAAATTCATCAGGCCATTCTATTCATCAAAATCTTTGGAATCGACTTTTACAAAGATCACGAAGCCGGCACTCCCCCACCCCAGTGGTTAACTGGTGGGTGAGCCTGCAGAACCTTTAGCGTGGTTGAGTGGTTTATCAGATCCTGCTAGCGGTCAAAGTCGGCAATACCTAGACCCTGATCCTGGGAATAGGTAAACAGCTCCGAAGACCGGATAAAGAGgaaggggggggggggggggtgtGTGCAGGCAGAAAGTAAGAAATTGGGCGTCAGGGGTGGCTGGTCTTGAGTTATCAGATCCGCTCTGACCCACACGAGAATCTTGACCCTGACTGCCCGAGCAGAGTTGGTTTGCACAACTCACAGGTAGGGGGGGGGGATCTTTGGGATCTGGCTGCCATACGGCTTGGCAAGCTAAGTCCACTTCTGCGTCCTTGACGTCGTCTCCAAAATACCACTAGTCTTTCATTGCACCAAAGCCGAGAAAGTTGTGCAATGGCCTGGAAAGTTGCGGAATTGATGGGTACACCATCCATGCAGAATGCTGTCCCAACGTGTCAAGCTTGTTCCGAAGTGGAGGACCGGCATGGATACCTTCTCCCACTTATGCAGCTTGATATCCTGGTGTGAATAGCTTCTTGAGTGTGTCGAACTTTTCCATCCTTTTCCAACCCTTCTCGCTAGTATCCAATCTTTAATCCTCAGACCGTTTGAACAATGTCAGCGCCAAAAGGAACATTCTCAGCCCTCAAAGCTGGCGAAACGGTCGTCAAGCTTCCTCATCCCTACCAGACCGAGTTTGCGATCGAAAAAGTCTCGGCACAACCTGACACGAATGCGCCAGCCTATAAACTTGTCCAGAAAGCTCCTGGGTCTGACAAGCGGTTGCCCTTTGACCTTTATAACGATGGCCTCGTCTTCTCAGACCCAATTGATCTGAAGTCAAGTGAGCTTCCACCTCAATCCAACAACAGTCCTTGGGCTCGGGCACGCCGTTCACCATGTGTCACCGTTCATTGGGCTGGCACCGAGGCGCCAAACTTGGGTCAAGTCTGGCTGCTTGCATATGCTCTTTTCACTTTGAGAACATTGGTGGAATCATATCGACTGCAGTTACATGGAGCTGGGGCCGCTATTCTGGGCCGACAACTCACAGCAGTGTTGCTTGCCATTGATCACCCTCTCAAGGGCCGGGAGAAGCGTCAAACCTCCAACAAGACTGACGAGAGCCTCGTCCTTGTCTTGCGAAGTACCTTCTGGCAAGGCGCTGGATCGCCATTTGGACCTCGGCCTGTTTGGTGCCCAGAAGAatcgccttcttctctgcccGCCTCGACCCCTCTTGGATCATTCCCTTTGACTCCTTTACACAACACAACGACAATCACAGTCGCCGGAGACCCTGATGATCCCGAAAGAGTTCAGCAGTCATGGCACCCAGCCAGACCAGCCAAGCCTGCACCTGGGGCTATTGTTTACAGCCGGTGGATTCCTCATCTTAACGAGACCTTCTCCATGGTGTCAGTCGACTATAATGAAGCTGAGCACGTACGTCTCTTTCATGAATGGCAGAACGATCCTCGTGTTTCCCAAGGTTGGAGCCAGACTGGAACGTTGGAGCAACACCGAGAGTATTTGCGTCAGGTGCATAATGA
This genomic stretch from Fusarium fujikuroi IMI 58289 draft genome, chromosome FFUJ_chr09 harbors:
- a CDS encoding related to aerobactin siderophore biosynthesis protein iucB, which encodes MSAPKGTFSALKAGETVVKLPHPYQTEFAIEKVSAQPDTNAPAYKLVQKAPGSDKRLPFDLYNDGLVFSDPIDLKSSELPPQSNNSPWARARRSPCVTVHWAGTEAPNLGQVWLLAYALFTLRTLVESYRLQLHGAGAAILGRQLTAVLLAIDHPLKGREKRQTSNKTDESLVLVLRSTFWQGAGSPFGPRPVWCPEESPSSLPASTPLGSFPLTPLHNTTTITVAGDPDDPERVQQSWHPARPAKPAPGAIVYSRWIPHLNETFSMVSVDYNEAEHVRLFHEWQNDPRVSQGWSQTGTLEQHREYLRQVHNDPHVIALLAKWDDIHFAYFEVYWAKEDRLGGYFNAGDFDRGRHSLVGDVRFRGPHRVSAWWSSLMHYLYLDDPRTMYVVGESQETNTTIVMYDFVHGSGLDKLIDLPHQRSAFVRSSRERFFQLCPLGDNEKVVAGTKLGLVPKL